In the uncultured Methanobacterium sp. genome, one interval contains:
- the hcp gene encoding hydroxylamine reductase, with translation MEKKDALDMFCYQCSQTARETGCTVVGVCGKQPTVARLQDNLLFAIKGISAYLYHARELGYTDDEVDAFLEKGFFSTLTNVNFDAADLVELAIEAGKMNIKTMQLLKKAHIETYGEPVPTEVPVGSVKGPGIVVTGHSLKNLEELLKQTEGKGINVYTHSEMLPAHGYPGLKKYKHLVGQLGGPWFDQKQTFSKYPVAILGTSNCVLLPRDEYKERMFTSGVAQLPGVQHIDDNDFTPVIEKALELPELEDEPRNTVLTTGFGASTVLSLAPKIKELVEAGKIKQFILVGGCDSPKPQAKYYTEFVEKLPKEAVVLTLACGKYRFNDMDLGDIEGVPRLIDLGQCNDAIVAVDIAVALTELFGVELNELPLTIVLSWMEQKAAAILWSLLALNIKGMYIGPILPAWANDDILKVLVENYDLKPIGDPEEDIKAIMGE, from the coding sequence ATGGAGAAAAAAGATGCATTAGATATGTTCTGTTACCAGTGTTCACAAACTGCACGTGAAACTGGTTGTACCGTTGTAGGAGTATGTGGAAAACAGCCCACTGTGGCCCGACTGCAGGACAACCTGCTATTTGCCATAAAAGGAATATCAGCTTACCTATACCATGCCCGTGAACTGGGATATACTGATGATGAGGTGGACGCCTTCCTGGAAAAGGGTTTCTTCTCCACTTTGACCAATGTCAACTTCGACGCCGCAGACCTGGTGGAACTGGCCATAGAAGCAGGTAAAATGAATATCAAAACCATGCAACTACTTAAAAAGGCCCATATCGAAACCTACGGCGAACCTGTGCCCACAGAAGTACCGGTTGGATCAGTTAAAGGACCTGGCATTGTAGTCACTGGCCACAGCCTCAAAAACCTGGAAGAACTCCTGAAACAAACTGAAGGAAAGGGAATTAACGTATACACCCACTCTGAGATGTTACCAGCCCACGGATACCCTGGACTTAAAAAATACAAACACTTGGTGGGACAGCTGGGAGGACCCTGGTTTGACCAAAAACAGACCTTCTCCAAATACCCTGTTGCTATCCTGGGAACTTCAAACTGTGTACTCTTACCCAGAGATGAATACAAAGAAAGAATGTTCACCAGTGGGGTAGCCCAGTTACCTGGAGTGCAGCATATAGATGACAATGATTTCACCCCAGTAATTGAAAAAGCCCTGGAGCTTCCAGAACTGGAAGATGAACCACGAAACACCGTACTAACCACTGGATTCGGAGCTTCAACCGTGCTATCCCTCGCTCCAAAAATTAAAGAACTTGTGGAAGCTGGGAAAATAAAACAGTTCATCCTGGTGGGTGGATGTGACTCTCCAAAACCTCAGGCAAAATACTACACCGAATTTGTGGAGAAACTCCCTAAAGAAGCAGTAGTTCTGACACTGGCCTGTGGAAAATACCGTTTCAACGACATGGATTTAGGGGATATTGAAGGTGTGCCCCGACTGATAGACCTGGGACAGTGTAACGATGCCATAGTGGCAGTAGATATTGCAGTGGCCCTAACTGAACTATTCGGTGTGGAACTCAATGAACTGCCATTAACCATTGTTCTGAGCTGGATGGAACAAAAAGCAGCTGCAATTCTCTGGAGTTTACTGGCCCTGAACATTAAAGGAATGTACATTGGACCTATTCTCCCTGCATGGGCCAACGATGACATCCTGAAAGTTCTGGTAGAAAACTACGACTTGAAACCAATTGGAGATCCAGAAGAAGACATTAAAGCCATAATGGGGGAATAA
- a CDS encoding TIM barrel protein — MKKRIKFGPAGNPIGFKGQTVNVCDYIRDIGLEAYEYQATYGVKIQKQSGLKLGENARSNNVRISMHGPYYINLAAQKDDVLERSIERLVQSAQAAEWIGAYRIVFHPGFYTKYTPLDALKRCKGAITELLEKLDSLGIKKFTFAPETTGKRSQLGNLDAIIDICQSFDHFSPTIDFAHLHARGRGCIKGADDYHRILTRLEEGLDGIGKGKEALHCHFTRIEYTDAGERKHHILMEEEYGPPLEPLLQELVDCGWDATIICETPLLEQDSLVMKEGYKKVLKG, encoded by the coding sequence ATGAAAAAAAGGATAAAATTTGGGCCAGCAGGCAATCCAATAGGTTTCAAGGGTCAAACAGTCAATGTTTGTGATTATATCCGTGACATAGGTTTGGAAGCCTATGAATATCAGGCCACTTATGGAGTGAAGATTCAAAAACAATCCGGTCTTAAACTGGGTGAAAATGCCCGTTCTAACAATGTAAGGATTTCAATGCATGGACCTTATTACATCAATTTAGCTGCACAAAAAGATGATGTTTTGGAAAGATCAATTGAAAGACTGGTTCAATCAGCCCAAGCAGCAGAGTGGATAGGTGCCTATCGTATTGTTTTCCACCCAGGATTTTACACAAAGTACACGCCCCTTGATGCACTCAAAAGATGTAAAGGAGCAATAACTGAGCTTCTGGAAAAGTTGGATTCCCTGGGAATAAAAAAATTCACCTTCGCCCCGGAAACCACTGGAAAAAGATCACAACTGGGTAATCTGGATGCAATCATCGATATATGCCAGTCATTTGACCATTTTTCTCCCACCATAGATTTTGCCCACCTTCACGCCAGGGGCAGGGGTTGCATAAAAGGAGCAGATGATTATCATCGTATACTGACCCGATTAGAAGAAGGATTGGATGGAATAGGCAAAGGCAAGGAAGCATTGCACTGCCACTTTACCCGTATCGAGTACACTGATGCAGGTGAAAGAAAACACCATATTCTGATGGAAGAAGAATACGGCCCACCTTTAGAACCACTCCTCCAGGAACTGGTTGATTGCGGTTGGGATGCCACTATTATCTGTGAAACCCCTCTATTGGAGCAGGATTCACTGGTGATGAAAGAGGGTTATAAAAAAGTTTTAAAAGGTTAA
- a CDS encoding AAA family ATPase: MKLNNITPDPIVSEKKTSTGLEEVGKETKMVVLQSIGYPFLCNLVENPKIEIFDNELFELYAREQWVGSTVKEGSFLFDQKLLPDFAFKVIKAHPDDSRITQNTSILLMEVEEVREIKKIESNLKMSDVIGQERAKTKCKIITKYLQEPETFQEWAPKNVLFHGTPGTGKTMLAKSLSHELQVPLFLVKATSLIGEHVGDGARQIHDLFDAASTCGPAVIFIDEIDAIGLDRKYQSLRGDVSEVVNALLTELDGINPNLGVVTIGATNNPQLLDYALRSRFEEEIEFTLPDENERKEILELYIKSMPLPVDTDAKKLASLSKGMSGRDIKDRLLKVALHKAISEDQDSVTWENFQYALKHHEKEKNEPKNMFA; encoded by the coding sequence TTGAAACTCAACAACATAACTCCTGATCCGATTGTATCTGAAAAAAAGACCTCCACTGGTCTGGAAGAAGTCGGGAAAGAAACCAAAATGGTGGTACTCCAGTCCATTGGTTATCCCTTCCTGTGCAACCTGGTGGAAAATCCTAAGATCGAGATATTCGATAATGAACTTTTCGAACTCTATGCTCGGGAACAATGGGTAGGATCCACAGTAAAAGAAGGATCATTCCTTTTCGACCAGAAATTACTGCCAGATTTTGCTTTCAAGGTAATTAAAGCCCACCCAGATGATTCCAGGATAACTCAAAACACTTCTATACTCCTGATGGAAGTGGAAGAGGTACGTGAGATCAAAAAAATTGAAAGTAACCTTAAGATGAGTGATGTCATTGGTCAGGAACGGGCCAAGACCAAGTGCAAGATCATAACCAAGTACCTGCAGGAACCAGAAACTTTCCAGGAATGGGCACCAAAGAATGTATTGTTCCATGGTACACCGGGTACTGGTAAAACCATGCTGGCTAAATCATTATCCCACGAACTTCAGGTTCCCCTCTTCCTGGTTAAAGCCACCAGTCTCATAGGGGAACATGTTGGTGATGGAGCACGCCAGATACACGACCTTTTCGATGCTGCATCAACATGTGGGCCTGCAGTTATATTCATCGATGAAATAGATGCCATTGGTCTGGACCGTAAATACCAGTCCCTGAGAGGGGATGTTTCTGAAGTGGTCAACGCATTACTGACTGAACTGGATGGCATCAACCCTAACTTAGGTGTGGTCACCATTGGGGCCACGAACAATCCTCAATTACTGGATTATGCTCTAAGAAGCAGGTTCGAAGAGGAAATAGAATTCACCCTCCCTGATGAGAATGAAAGGAAAGAGATCCTGGAACTGTACATAAAATCCATGCCTTTGCCAGTTGATACTGATGCGAAGAAACTGGCCAGCCTATCCAAGGGCATGTCCGGCCGAGACATCAAGGACCGGCTGCTTAAGGTGGCACTGCACAAGGCAATATCTGAGGACCAGGATAGTGTGACCTGGGAGAACTTCCAGTACGCACTGAAACATCATGAAAAAGAGAAGAACGAACCTAAGAATATGTTTGCCTGA
- the gatE gene encoding Glu-tRNA(Gln) amidotransferase subunit GatE, translated as MDYEKLGLMMGLEIHQQLNTTKKLFCPCECELTDKKPDYRVLRYLRPTQSELGKIDRAAFEESRRELTFCYDAYPHHTCLVETDDEPPHPLNQEALEIGLIIATLLNMTVVDEFHTMRKQVIDGSNTGGFQRTGLLAIQGHMDTPYGKVVIENLGLEEDAARRMGQRKGKVEFRLDRLGIPLLEITTDPSMNQPEQVREVAYQIGQVLRSTKVKRGLGTIRQDLNISIREGARVEVKGVQDLDSMEQLVKNEVTRQLKLLEIMDELKKREAQVEDQIHDLGETLKDTESKIIAKALKKDGKVLAIKLNGYKELIGKEVQPGRRFGTELAGYAKKMGVAGIFHTDELPAYGITSHEVELINGFLKIGENDAFILVADEGDKARNALEEVQRRAKMALDGVPEETRKALDDANTEYLRPLPTASRMYVETDIPTQVVSRELLEHVQANLPELPKEKEARIIKEYKLSEDLAHQLVRQDRTEQFEEIVAECGVEPTTVASLLAYTLKELRREGLDVEDLSDSLKGTFQLLKQGKISKDAVSDVLVGILKENWTPEEAAGNLNLLMLSEENVRDIISGIVSSNEKLITERKMGAMGSLMGMAMKELKGKADGKLVNKFLKEEIQKYL; from the coding sequence ATGGATTACGAGAAACTAGGCCTTATGATGGGTCTGGAGATACACCAGCAGCTTAACACTACCAAAAAGCTCTTCTGTCCCTGTGAATGTGAGCTCACCGATAAAAAACCGGATTACCGTGTTTTAAGGTATCTGAGGCCCACCCAGAGTGAACTGGGTAAAATAGACCGGGCTGCTTTTGAAGAGTCACGCCGTGAACTCACCTTCTGCTACGATGCTTATCCTCATCACACCTGTCTGGTGGAAACTGATGATGAACCACCACATCCCTTAAATCAGGAGGCACTGGAGATAGGACTAATAATTGCAACCCTTCTTAACATGACGGTGGTGGACGAGTTCCACACCATGCGAAAACAGGTAATTGATGGAAGTAACACCGGAGGGTTCCAGAGAACAGGTTTACTGGCAATTCAGGGACACATGGACACACCCTATGGTAAGGTTGTCATTGAAAACCTCGGTCTGGAAGAAGATGCCGCCAGAAGAATGGGTCAAAGGAAGGGAAAGGTGGAATTCCGCCTGGACCGGCTTGGAATACCCCTACTGGAGATAACCACGGACCCTTCCATGAACCAGCCGGAACAGGTACGGGAAGTGGCATACCAAATTGGTCAGGTTCTGCGCAGTACCAAGGTAAAACGGGGCCTGGGAACCATACGCCAGGATCTGAATATTTCCATCAGGGAAGGGGCCCGGGTTGAAGTGAAGGGAGTACAGGATCTGGACTCCATGGAACAACTGGTGAAAAACGAGGTCACCCGCCAGCTAAAACTCCTGGAAATCATGGATGAACTTAAAAAAAGAGAGGCACAGGTTGAAGACCAGATACATGATCTGGGAGAAACCCTCAAGGACACAGAATCCAAGATCATAGCCAAAGCCCTTAAAAAAGATGGGAAAGTTTTAGCAATCAAATTAAACGGTTACAAAGAATTAATCGGTAAAGAAGTCCAGCCAGGGAGGAGATTTGGAACTGAACTTGCAGGATATGCCAAAAAAATGGGCGTAGCAGGTATATTCCACACCGATGAACTACCGGCCTATGGAATAACCTCCCATGAAGTAGAACTGATTAACGGGTTCCTGAAAATTGGCGAAAACGATGCCTTTATCCTGGTTGCAGATGAAGGAGACAAAGCCAGAAATGCCCTGGAAGAGGTGCAGAGAAGGGCTAAAATGGCTTTAGATGGTGTTCCCGAGGAAACCAGGAAAGCATTGGATGATGCCAATACGGAGTATCTCCGGCCATTGCCCACTGCCAGCCGGATGTACGTAGAAACTGATATTCCCACTCAGGTGGTCTCCCGAGAACTCCTGGAACATGTCCAGGCCAATCTTCCGGAACTTCCCAAAGAAAAAGAGGCCCGTATAATAAAAGAATATAAGTTAAGTGAAGATCTAGCACACCAGTTGGTGCGACAGGATAGGACCGAACAGTTCGAAGAAATTGTTGCAGAATGTGGGGTTGAACCAACAACTGTGGCTTCACTACTGGCTTACACTCTCAAAGAACTCAGAAGGGAAGGTCTGGATGTGGAGGATCTCTCGGATAGTCTGAAGGGAACATTCCAGTTACTGAAACAGGGTAAGATATCTAAGGATGCTGTTTCGGATGTGCTGGTGGGAATTTTGAAGGAAAACTGGACTCCTGAAGAGGCTGCTGGAAATTTAAATCTCTTGATGCTTTCAGAAGAAAACGTCAGGGATATAATCTCAGGAATAGTATCTTCCAATGAAAAATTGATTACCGAAAGAAAAATGGGGGCCATGGGATCCCTGATGGGAATGGCAATGAAAGAGCTCAAGGGTAAAGCAGATGGTAAACTGGTGAACAAATTTTTGAAGGAAGAAATACAGAAGTATCTATGA
- a CDS encoding V4R domain-containing protein — MVKNNMNHNPPIIKGDITRGINENNSDTKENNHISNSENIQIELFATPDGVKAVKSPVRVKILSMLREGDLNFDELVKFSGRAKSTVSSHLKSLSREGIISSRVDPYDARKKIFFIQSEYIGKLQREQLQEDISAYIQRYISSENDPFEFFRLIFHTIRISLLTQGVDIDPILHEAGLKVGEALYEKVKDPDRDTFIGNIASFWQTHSLGTVTIKTLEPLTISVQDCFECSGLPYLGRPACAFDSGILESLFSLYNNEKARVKETKCYALGDKYCRFVIE; from the coding sequence ATGGTAAAAAATAACATGAATCATAACCCCCCTATCATAAAGGGAGATATAACTAGAGGCATAAACGAGAATAATAGTGATACAAAAGAGAATAATCACATCTCTAATTCTGAAAATATCCAGATCGAACTTTTCGCCACCCCCGATGGTGTAAAGGCAGTAAAAAGCCCGGTCAGGGTGAAGATTTTATCCATGCTCCGTGAGGGTGATCTCAACTTTGATGAGTTAGTTAAGTTTTCTGGCCGTGCAAAATCAACTGTATCAAGTCATCTTAAATCCCTGTCCCGAGAAGGAATAATTAGTTCCAGGGTGGACCCGTATGATGCTAGGAAAAAGATATTTTTCATCCAATCAGAATACATCGGCAAACTGCAACGAGAACAACTTCAGGAGGACATTAGCGCCTATATCCAGAGGTACATTTCAAGTGAAAATGATCCCTTTGAGTTCTTCCGTCTGATATTTCACACCATCCGCATTTCACTACTCACCCAGGGAGTGGATATAGACCCAATACTTCACGAAGCAGGTTTAAAGGTGGGAGAAGCCCTTTATGAAAAGGTTAAAGATCCAGATAGGGATACATTCATAGGAAACATTGCCAGCTTCTGGCAGACACACAGCCTGGGAACCGTGACCATTAAAACCCTTGAACCTCTAACCATAAGCGTTCAGGACTGTTTTGAATGCAGTGGACTGCCCTATCTTGGTAGGCCTGCCTGTGCTTTTGATAGTGGTATCCTCGAATCATTGTTCAGTCTTTATAACAATGAAAAAGCCAGGGTTAAAGAAACCAAGTGTTACGCTCTGGGAGATAAATACTGTCGTTTTGTGATTGAATAA
- a CDS encoding cupin domain-containing protein has translation MNIVEMEKSPIVDTPHKVDVRKLYDTKNALTVHITLQPGEKLKKHITPVDVFFYVLEGHGIVEIGDEKKEVSKDTLIDSPAHIPHCWYNESQNKLRFLVVKVPKPTAETKLL, from the coding sequence ATGAATATAGTTGAAATGGAAAAAAGTCCAATTGTGGACACTCCCCATAAAGTGGATGTTAGAAAGTTATATGATACAAAAAACGCTTTAACAGTACATATAACTCTCCAACCTGGTGAAAAACTTAAAAAGCATATTACTCCAGTGGATGTTTTTTTCTATGTTTTAGAAGGTCATGGCATAGTAGAAATTGGGGATGAAAAAAAAGAAGTTTCAAAGGACACATTAATAGACAGTCCTGCCCATATACCACATTGCTGGTACAATGAAAGTCAAAATAAACTCCGTTTTTTAGTAGTTAAAGTGCCTAAACCAACTGCTGAAACCAAACTATTATAA
- a CDS encoding histidine kinase dimerization/phosphoacceptor domain -containing protein — translation MRDECKSEKELMDELIELRAILKSKKESTEKIIENERFLSQTALKLVDLPPSSDIYKFIAKKLNNLIENSIVAVTVYDPFSDSFHVHAVSGKSEKLNEFTPKFSSKALEIKVPLSSFNDYSLESKDMILSGGLIKIEKELCPVFCGSLPKIVETIMDVGDVYGTGFKSQGKLYGTVNIFLEKGSKLENKEMVQSLINLFAVAMQRRSDLEESERKYRKIFENVQDVYYQTDINGKIIEMSPSIERYSGFSRDYLIGRQVETVYQNPEDRVQLLELIKEKGEVNDYELALENKDGETVYVSVNSHFLKDENNQPVGVEGSLRDIGPRKKAERDLIATQHRLRIALDLAKMGSWEYDVASDMFTFDDQFYALYGTTAKDEGGYQMSSNDYASKFIPPEVSSVVAEEIERALSADDPAYSNEIEHVIVRADGEKRVIVVRNGIEKDEYGNTVKTIGVNQDITELKRVQNEIKEALNEKEMLLKEIHHRVKNNLMVISSLLNLQSQYIHDEEALDIFRESQNRAKSMALIHERLYRSTDLKRIDFGDYIRTLGNDLYHTYMPEEGRISLHMNLENLMVDINTTVPLGLIVNELITNSMKHAFVDEAEGEINITFYKKGDEFTLIIEDNGVGLPADLDFKNTETLGLQLVNNLTAQIDGTIELNRSQGTRFKITFKEQYK, via the coding sequence ATGAGGGATGAATGCAAATCCGAGAAAGAACTCATGGATGAATTAATTGAATTAAGGGCTATTTTAAAATCTAAAAAAGAATCTACTGAAAAAATCATTGAAAATGAACGGTTTTTATCCCAAACCGCTTTAAAACTTGTTGATTTACCTCCTAGTTCGGATATTTATAAATTCATAGCCAAAAAATTGAATAATTTGATTGAAAACTCGATTGTTGCGGTAACTGTCTATGATCCTTTTTCGGATAGTTTCCATGTGCACGCAGTTAGTGGAAAGAGTGAAAAATTAAATGAATTTACCCCGAAATTTTCAAGTAAGGCCCTAGAGATAAAGGTGCCACTAAGTTCTTTCAATGATTACTCTCTAGAATCAAAGGACATGATTCTCAGTGGCGGGCTTATTAAAATAGAAAAAGAATTATGCCCTGTATTTTGTGGGAGTTTGCCCAAAATTGTGGAAACTATTATGGATGTGGGGGATGTTTATGGTACTGGTTTTAAATCCCAGGGAAAACTTTACGGAACTGTCAATATATTCCTTGAAAAAGGCAGTAAATTAGAAAATAAGGAAATGGTACAATCTTTGATCAACCTTTTTGCAGTGGCAATGCAGCGAAGAAGTGATCTGGAAGAAAGTGAAAGAAAGTACCGGAAAATTTTTGAGAATGTTCAGGATGTGTATTATCAAACTGATATTAATGGAAAAATAATCGAAATGAGCCCCTCCATTGAAAGATATTCCGGATTTTCCAGGGATTACCTAATTGGAAGGCAGGTTGAAACTGTTTACCAAAACCCTGAAGATAGGGTTCAGTTGTTAGAATTGATTAAGGAAAAAGGGGAAGTTAATGATTATGAATTAGCTCTGGAAAACAAAGATGGAGAAACTGTTTACGTATCAGTAAATTCTCATTTCCTTAAAGATGAAAATAACCAACCCGTGGGGGTTGAGGGTTCATTAAGGGATATTGGGCCAAGGAAAAAAGCGGAGAGAGACTTAATTGCCACACAGCATCGTCTCAGAATCGCCCTGGATCTGGCTAAAATGGGTAGCTGGGAGTATGATGTTGCATCGGACATGTTCACATTCGATGATCAATTCTATGCACTCTACGGAACCACTGCTAAAGATGAAGGGGGTTACCAGATGTCGTCTAATGATTACGCCTCTAAATTCATTCCCCCTGAGGTATCTTCCGTTGTTGCAGAAGAAATTGAAAGAGCTTTAAGTGCTGATGATCCTGCTTACTCCAATGAAATTGAACATGTCATTGTTCGAGCTGATGGGGAAAAAAGAGTAATTGTTGTTCGTAATGGGATTGAAAAAGATGAATATGGGAACACCGTAAAAACCATTGGAGTAAACCAGGATATTACAGAACTTAAACGAGTACAAAATGAGATAAAAGAAGCATTAAACGAAAAAGAAATGCTTTTAAAGGAGATTCATCATCGTGTTAAAAATAATTTGATGGTGATATCCAGTTTATTGAATCTTCAATCTCAGTATATCCATGATGAGGAAGCACTGGATATATTCCGGGAAAGTCAGAACCGTGCTAAGTCCATGGCTTTGATCCATGAGAGATTATACAGATCCACTGATCTTAAAAGAATTGATTTTGGAGATTACATCCGAACTTTAGGTAATGATCTTTACCACACTTACATGCCTGAAGAGGGACGTATCAGTCTTCACATGAATTTAGAAAATTTAATGGTTGATATAAACACTACAGTTCCTTTAGGACTTATTGTAAACGAGTTAATCACTAATTCCATGAAACATGCCTTTGTGGATGAAGCAGAAGGTGAAATTAATATAACCTTTTATAAAAAAGGTGATGAATTTACTCTAATAATAGAGGATAATGGTGTGGGATTACCTGCGGATCTTGATTTTAAGAACACTGAAACCCTGGGTTTGCAGTTGGTTAATAATTTAACCGCCCAGATAGATGGTACCATTGAACTGAACCGAAGCCAGGGAACTCGGTTTAAAATAACCTTTAAAGAACAGTATAAATAG
- the trxB gene encoding thioredoxin-disulfide reductase — protein MEEYDLIIIGGGPAGLTAGIYAGRQGMNAVILERMTGAGSGYMVPIMENYPGFDVISGKELLEKMRKQVEKHIPIKNMEEVRKISKNDPSGILVTTTKGEYKAKAVMISTGSHHRRLNVPGEFEFLGRGVSYCATCDGPLFKGKNVMVVGGGNAAVQEAIYLKDLDCNVTIIHRRDQLRAEKYLQSKLKEHEIPVIWDSAVEKINGKQAVNSVSLVNLKTQEKKDFPTDGVFIAVGEEPLNQVAITAGVELDKGGYIVTDKHQRTNIPGIYAAGDITGGIKQWVVACAEGAVAALIAFVEVTEESEISCKD, from the coding sequence ATGGAAGAATACGATCTGATTATCATTGGGGGAGGACCTGCAGGATTAACTGCAGGAATATACGCCGGAAGGCAGGGAATGAATGCAGTAATACTGGAAAGGATGACTGGGGCAGGCTCCGGTTATATGGTTCCGATTATGGAGAACTACCCTGGTTTTGATGTGATATCTGGAAAGGAACTACTGGAGAAGATGAGAAAACAGGTGGAAAAACATATCCCTATTAAAAACATGGAAGAAGTTCGAAAAATCAGTAAAAATGATCCCTCTGGTATTCTAGTAACCACCACCAAAGGGGAATATAAGGCAAAGGCTGTGATGATATCCACAGGAAGTCATCACAGAAGACTGAATGTGCCGGGTGAGTTTGAATTCCTGGGCCGTGGAGTTTCATATTGCGCCACCTGCGACGGGCCCCTGTTCAAGGGTAAGAACGTGATGGTAGTGGGGGGAGGAAATGCCGCAGTTCAGGAAGCAATCTACTTAAAAGACCTGGATTGTAACGTAACCATCATACATCGCAGAGATCAGTTAAGGGCTGAAAAATATCTTCAGAGTAAATTAAAAGAACATGAAATTCCCGTAATCTGGGATTCAGCAGTGGAAAAGATAAATGGTAAACAGGCAGTTAACAGTGTATCCCTCGTCAACCTTAAAACACAGGAGAAGAAGGATTTCCCAACTGATGGTGTTTTCATTGCTGTGGGAGAAGAACCCCTTAATCAAGTAGCCATAACTGCCGGTGTGGAACTGGACAAAGGAGGCTACATAGTAACTGATAAGCACCAGCGAACCAACATTCCTGGAATCTACGCTGCTGGAGATATAACCGGTGGAATCAAACAGTGGGTTGTAGCCTGTGCTGAAGGAGCGGTGGCAGCATTGATTGCCTTTGTAGAAGTGACTGAGGAATCGGAGATAAGCTGTAAAGATTAA
- the gatD gene encoding Glu-tRNA(Gln) amidotransferase subunit GatD → MSYRGRAKEFLKSQNISIGDIISIKKDDTEYRGMLLDRAEDADELHIVLKMDSGYNVGIALAGSEVKLLEKGDKPEINLPPLEIKRDPEKMDVSIISTGGTVASIIDYKTGAVHPAFTADDLLRATPELLDEANISGKAIMNILSENMKPKFWVQAARAVADEIHGGADGVVVAHGTDTMHYTAAALSFILETPVPIIITGAQRSSDRPSSDAFLNLMSSVAMAKSDVAEVTVCMHATENDNKAHIHRGTRVRKMHTSRRDTFNSINSPPLARVKDGRVKIIDKTFTPRKRGECQLEVNDSLEEKVGFIKSYPGIAAELLDYHIDKGYRGILMEGTGLGHCPDHLIPSLQRAADEEIPVVMTSQCLYGRTNLNVYSTGRKILSSGVIAVGDMLPETAYVKLVWALGQTNQLEEVKTIMQINLKGEMDEKSSSKYFLRDYGE, encoded by the coding sequence ATGAGTTATCGTGGAAGAGCCAAAGAATTTCTAAAATCACAGAATATTTCCATTGGAGACATTATATCCATAAAAAAAGATGACACTGAATACAGGGGCATGCTCCTGGACCGGGCCGAAGATGCTGATGAATTACACATTGTTCTGAAAATGGACAGTGGTTACAATGTGGGCATTGCCCTGGCTGGATCGGAAGTGAAACTCCTTGAAAAGGGTGATAAACCCGAAATAAACCTCCCGCCATTGGAGATAAAACGGGACCCTGAAAAGATGGATGTATCAATTATATCCACCGGGGGAACAGTTGCATCCATCATTGATTATAAAACAGGGGCAGTTCACCCTGCATTCACTGCCGATGATCTTTTAAGGGCCACTCCTGAACTTTTAGATGAGGCCAACATCAGTGGAAAGGCCATAATGAACATCTTAAGCGAAAACATGAAACCAAAATTTTGGGTTCAGGCTGCCAGGGCAGTGGCTGATGAAATCCATGGGGGTGCTGATGGTGTGGTAGTAGCCCATGGAACCGACACCATGCACTACACTGCAGCTGCTTTAAGTTTCATACTGGAGACACCAGTTCCCATCATCATCACCGGTGCCCAGAGAAGCTCGGATCGACCATCTTCAGATGCTTTCTTAAACCTGATGAGTTCCGTGGCCATGGCCAAGTCAGACGTAGCCGAGGTCACAGTTTGCATGCATGCTACAGAAAATGATAACAAGGCACACATCCACCGGGGAACCAGGGTCCGTAAAATGCACACCAGCCGCAGGGACACCTTCAACAGTATCAACAGCCCCCCACTGGCCAGGGTAAAAGATGGCAGGGTTAAAATCATTGATAAAACATTCACCCCTCGTAAAAGGGGAGAGTGCCAGCTGGAAGTCAATGACTCCCTGGAGGAAAAGGTGGGCTTTATAAAAAGTTACCCTGGAATAGCCGCCGAACTCCTGGATTACCATATTGATAAGGGTTACAGGGGTATTTTAATGGAAGGAACCGGTCTGGGGCACTGCCCGGATCACCTGATCCCCTCGTTACAGAGGGCAGCAGATGAAGAAATCCCGGTGGTCATGACTTCCCAGTGTCTTTACGGTCGAACCAACCTCAACGTGTACAGTACTGGCCGTAAAATCCTATCTTCAGGTGTTATCGCAGTAGGGGACATGCTGCCAGAGACAGCCTACGTGAAACTGGTATGGGCATTGGGACAAACTAACCAACTGGAAGAAGTTAAAACGATAATGCAAATTAACCTGAAGGGAGAAATGGATGAAAAATCCTCTTCCAAATACTTCCTGCGAGATTACGGGGAATGA